The following proteins are encoded in a genomic region of Candidatus Brocadiaceae bacterium:
- the porA gene encoding pyruvate ferredoxin oxidoreductase, which translates to MAERVALTGNDSAAYALKQINPDVVAAYPITPQTEMMHKFAAYVADGEVVTEFVPVESEHSAMSAAVGASLAGARACTATSANGLALMWEILYIAASCRCPIAMPVVNRALSGPINIHCDHSDTMGARDSGWIQIYSENCQEAYDNTIQAVRIAEHPDVRLPVMSCLDGFILSHTLESLEVSNDETVRGFLGTYRPADALLNVDNPQTFGAFALQNYYFEFKKQQIDAMANALTVIEEVGREYGKLTGRSYGLLDAYRCDDAEVVLVGLGSTMGTAKQAVDDLRAEGIRCGVLKVRSFRPFPFAKVREALAGAAVVGVVDRAVSFGLGGPLYHEVRSALYGGRTPTMNFIYGLGGRDLSLDDARGVLRSLTEAGDLAPAEPVVRYIGLRD; encoded by the coding sequence ATGGCTGAACGAGTGGCACTGACGGGGAATGATTCGGCGGCCTACGCCCTCAAGCAGATCAACCCGGACGTCGTGGCGGCCTACCCGATCACTCCCCAGACAGAGATGATGCACAAATTCGCCGCCTACGTCGCCGACGGCGAAGTCGTCACCGAATTCGTGCCCGTCGAGAGCGAGCACAGCGCCATGAGCGCGGCGGTCGGCGCCTCGCTCGCCGGCGCCCGCGCGTGCACGGCGACCAGCGCCAACGGCCTGGCCCTGATGTGGGAGATCCTCTACATCGCCGCCAGTTGCCGCTGCCCGATCGCCATGCCCGTCGTCAACCGCGCCCTCAGCGGCCCCATCAACATCCACTGCGACCACAGCGACACGATGGGCGCCCGCGACAGCGGGTGGATTCAGATCTACAGCGAAAACTGCCAGGAAGCCTACGACAACACCATCCAGGCCGTCCGCATCGCCGAGCACCCCGACGTGCGCCTGCCCGTGATGTCCTGTCTGGACGGCTTCATCCTGAGCCACACGCTGGAGTCCCTGGAGGTCTCCAACGACGAGACCGTGCGGGGCTTCCTGGGCACCTACCGGCCCGCCGACGCCCTGCTGAACGTGGACAATCCGCAGACGTTCGGCGCCTTCGCGCTCCAGAACTACTACTTCGAGTTCAAGAAGCAGCAGATCGACGCCATGGCCAACGCCCTGACCGTCATCGAGGAGGTCGGGCGCGAATACGGCAAGCTGACCGGCCGTTCCTACGGGCTGCTGGACGCCTATCGCTGCGACGACGCCGAGGTGGTCCTGGTCGGGCTCGGTTCCACGATGGGCACGGCCAAGCAGGCGGTCGACGACCTGCGGGCCGAGGGCATCCGCTGCGGCGTTCTGAAGGTCCGCAGCTTCCGGCCGTTCCCGTTCGCGAAGGTCCGCGAGGCGCTGGCCGGCGCCGCCGTCGTCGGCGTGGTCGACCGGGCCGTCTCGTTCGGTCTCGGCGGGCCGCTCTATCACGAGGTGCGCTCGGCCCTCTACGGCGGCCGGACGCCGACCATGAACTTCATCTACGGCCTCGGCGGACGCGACCTGAGCCTGGACGACGCCCGGGGCGTGCTGCGCTCCCTGACCGAGGCGGGCGATCTGGCGCCGGCCGAGCCGGTCGTCCGTTACATCGGGCTGCGCGATTAG
- a CDS encoding pyruvate ferredoxin oxidoreductase (catalyzes the formation of acetyl-CoA from pyruvate and coenzyme A), whose translation MPTTNLKELCNMPDLLSGGHAACPGCAGPVALRQVLLAAQQDGARVAVGIATGCMEVSTTVYPNSAWRVPLIHNAFENAAATVSGAEAAYRSLKRQGKLDKEIVFLAFGGDGGTYDIGLQSLSGALERGHDFTYICYDNEAYMNTGIQRSGATPKGAFTTTVPAGKQSPGKGQQKKDLTAIVAAHGVPYVAQASPHRWRDLMQKVQKAVAVEGPTFINVLSPCPRGWRYEPGQTIEICKLAAETCVWPLFEIEDGRTKVSYKPREKKPVTDWLKSQGRFRHLFAPQNEHMIEEIQQDVDRRWERLLAMESFDAGKAD comes from the coding sequence ATGCCCACGACGAACCTGAAAGAACTCTGCAACATGCCCGACCTCCTGAGCGGCGGCCATGCCGCCTGCCCCGGATGTGCCGGCCCGGTTGCCCTGCGGCAGGTGCTGCTCGCCGCCCAGCAGGACGGCGCCCGCGTGGCCGTCGGCATCGCGACCGGCTGCATGGAGGTCAGCACGACCGTCTATCCGAACTCCGCCTGGCGTGTGCCCCTCATCCACAACGCCTTCGAGAACGCCGCCGCCACCGTCAGTGGCGCCGAGGCCGCCTACCGGTCTCTGAAGCGGCAGGGCAAGCTGGACAAGGAGATCGTCTTCCTGGCCTTCGGCGGCGACGGCGGCACCTACGACATCGGCCTGCAGTCGCTCTCCGGCGCCCTGGAACGGGGCCACGATTTCACCTACATCTGCTACGACAACGAAGCGTACATGAACACGGGCATCCAGCGCTCCGGCGCGACGCCCAAGGGCGCCTTCACCACCACCGTGCCGGCCGGCAAGCAGTCGCCCGGCAAGGGGCAGCAGAAGAAGGACCTGACCGCCATCGTGGCCGCCCACGGCGTGCCCTACGTGGCGCAGGCCTCGCCGCATCGCTGGCGCGACCTGATGCAGAAGGTGCAGAAGGCCGTCGCCGTCGAGGGCCCGACGTTCATCAACGTGCTGAGCCCCTGCCCGCGCGGCTGGCGCTACGAGCCGGGGCAGACGATCGAGATCTGCAAGCTGGCCGCCGAGACCTGTGTCTGGCCGCTGTTCGAGATCGAAGACGGCCGCACGAAGGTCAGCTACAAGCCCCGTGAGAAGAAGCCCGTCACCGACTGGCTCAAGAGCCAGGGCCGGTTCCGCCACCTGTTCGCGCCGCAGAACGAGCACATGATCGAGGAGATCCAGCAGGACGTGGACCGCAGATGGGAGCGCCTGCTGGCCATGGAGTCGTTCGATGCGGGAAAGGCGGACTGA
- a CDS encoding 4Fe-4S binding protein, with protein MNKGEMKPGAIAPAGSMHDLFTGSWRTYVPVTDLDKCTHCMMCWVMCPDSSILVEDSRKVGTDLDHCKGCGICAAVCPVKAIEMKLESDMSPDERKG; from the coding sequence ATGAACAAGGGCGAGATGAAGCCCGGCGCCATCGCCCCCGCCGGCAGCATGCACGACCTCTTCACGGGTTCCTGGCGCACCTATGTGCCCGTGACGGACCTGGACAAGTGCACCCATTGCATGATGTGCTGGGTCATGTGCCCTGACAGCTCCATCCTGGTGGAGGACAGCCGGAAGGTGGGCACCGATCTGGACCACTGCAAGGGCTGCGGCATCTGCGCCGCCGTCTGTCCCGTGAAAGCGATCGAGATGAAGCTCGAAAGCGACATGTCCCCGGACGAGAGGAAAGGATGA
- a CDS encoding pyruvate synthase, which yields MSDKLLEIRWHGRGGQGAKTAAAMVAEVAVEAGKYAQAAPEYGAEREGAPIKAYTRIDDVVIRMHDAIYYPDIVVVLDDTLLETQGVSEGLSEDGVLLVNTRKSPEQVRSLLKLEGGKVFTIDATTIAIEEIKRPIPNTVMIGALVAVTGVTDVAHIEKDIRKKLGGKLSEGMLEGNFRAVRRAAEEVRGENG from the coding sequence ATGAGCGACAAGCTCCTTGAAATTCGTTGGCACGGCCGGGGCGGCCAGGGTGCCAAGACGGCGGCCGCCATGGTGGCGGAAGTGGCCGTCGAGGCCGGCAAGTACGCCCAGGCTGCGCCCGAGTATGGTGCGGAGCGCGAAGGCGCCCCGATCAAGGCGTACACGCGGATCGACGACGTTGTCATCCGCATGCACGACGCGATCTACTACCCGGACATCGTGGTGGTCCTGGACGACACGCTGCTGGAAACGCAGGGCGTCTCCGAGGGGCTCAGCGAGGACGGCGTTCTGCTGGTCAACACCCGCAAGTCGCCCGAGCAGGTCCGCAGCCTGCTGAAGCTTGAAGGCGGCAAGGTCTTCACGATCGATGCGACGACCATCGCCATCGAGGAGATCAAGCGGCCGATTCCGAACACGGTGATGATCGGGGCCCTCGTGGCCGTCACGGGCGTGACGGACGTCGCGCACATCGAGAAGGACATCCGCAAGAAGCTCGGCGGCAAGCTGAGCGAGGGGATGCTCGAGGGCAACTTCCGCGCCGTACGGCGCGCCGCCGAGGAGGTGAGAGGCGAGAATGGCTAG
- the hflX gene encoding GTPase HflX: MGEPRRTDLELRAERAVLVQVADSRNRSEADVTFAELENLTQTAGATVVGRVRQFRNLPDRRYYVGRGKLEQLQELCRDAEAEVVVCDDDLSPSQVRTLEETLAVKVVDRSEVILDIFAAHARTKQAQLQVELAQLEYEFPRLKRMWTHLDRTAGGTLGGPAGGGIGVRGPGEKQLEVDRRMVQQRIHDLRQELEGVRRRHHVEAQARNERFPSVALVGYTNAGKSSLMNALTGAGVRVRDRLFETLDTRTRLWRLPQGREVLLSDTVGFIRKFPHHLAESFHATLEETREADLLLHVVDASEPDCEREMDAVNKVLAQLGSLDRPTICVLNKMDAVRDPSVVALLRRQVGAVVATSAQTGEGLDELALRVDGHVGTAETVLQVDAAAGNGRLFAFLHEKGQVLEQRSDGDRLRLTVRIHPRHVDAIRRLGGVLAGEPAVEHAE, translated from the coding sequence ATGGGCGAGCCGAGAAGGACGGACCTGGAGCTGCGCGCCGAGCGTGCCGTACTCGTGCAGGTGGCCGATTCGCGCAACAGGTCGGAGGCCGACGTGACGTTCGCCGAACTGGAGAACCTGACGCAGACGGCCGGGGCAACCGTCGTCGGCCGTGTCCGGCAGTTCCGGAACCTGCCCGACCGCCGCTACTACGTCGGCAGGGGCAAGCTCGAGCAGCTCCAGGAGCTCTGCCGAGACGCCGAGGCCGAGGTGGTCGTCTGCGACGACGATCTCTCGCCGTCGCAGGTCCGAACCCTGGAGGAGACTCTGGCCGTCAAGGTGGTGGACCGCAGCGAGGTGATCCTGGACATATTCGCGGCGCACGCGCGCACGAAACAGGCGCAGCTCCAGGTGGAGCTGGCGCAATTGGAATACGAGTTCCCGCGCCTCAAGCGCATGTGGACGCACCTGGACCGCACGGCCGGCGGCACCCTGGGCGGCCCGGCCGGAGGCGGCATCGGCGTGCGCGGACCGGGCGAGAAGCAGCTCGAAGTCGACCGCCGCATGGTCCAGCAGCGCATCCACGACCTGCGGCAGGAGCTGGAGGGCGTGCGCCGGCGCCATCACGTGGAGGCGCAGGCCCGGAACGAACGCTTCCCCTCGGTCGCCCTGGTCGGCTACACCAACGCGGGCAAGTCCAGCCTGATGAACGCCCTGACCGGCGCCGGCGTGCGCGTGCGCGACCGCCTCTTCGAGACCCTGGACACCCGCACGCGCCTCTGGCGGCTGCCGCAGGGCCGGGAGGTCCTTCTGAGCGACACCGTCGGGTTCATCCGGAAGTTCCCTCACCACCTTGCCGAGTCCTTCCACGCCACGCTCGAGGAGACCCGGGAAGCCGACCTGCTGCTGCACGTCGTCGATGCGTCGGAGCCCGACTGCGAGCGGGAGATGGACGCCGTCAACAAGGTGCTGGCACAGCTCGGGAGCCTGGACAGGCCGACCATCTGCGTCCTGAACAAGATGGACGCCGTACGCGATCCCTCCGTGGTGGCTTTGCTGAGGAGGCAGGTCGGCGCGGTCGTCGCCACGAGCGCGCAGACCGGCGAGGGGCTCGACGAGCTGGCCCTCCGGGTGGACGGGCACGTCGGCACCGCCGAGACCGTGCTGCAGGTGGACGCCGCGGCCGGCAACGGCCGGCTGTTCGCGTTCCTGCACGAGAAGGGCCAGGTGCTGGAGCAACGTTCCGACGGTGACCGCCTGCGGCTGACCGTCCGGATACACCCCCGGCACGTGGACGCGATTCGGCGGCTGGGCGGCGTGCTCGCCGGGGAGCCGGCGGTGGAGCACGCGGAGTAG